A single window of Myripristis murdjan chromosome 21, fMyrMur1.1, whole genome shotgun sequence DNA harbors:
- the LOC115379843 gene encoding uncharacterized protein LOC115379843 isoform X1 codes for MVACRRPTTAKQSDDYHHCKFCQGLYARDSLWRHVRNCPQKSVEGEPRAGRNRISLDLPKPDQVHEAVWKIACEMNQDDISLVVRNERDILNLGESLYNARKPHEKRNDYIRQKMREMARLLIAARAITPVKSTEDLVMPNNFRHVIQAVRAVAGYELESNSYKIPSLALKLGHSLAKLAGIVQCNAIISNRHAIAESAKQFATLYEKKWTESISAAALGTLQQAKWNKPYVLPFTQDVSLLHKFLATERVKCMTDLEKEPNSKSFGNLAKVTLTQVVLFNRKRQGEVSKMELRTFASRNCSKLNPDIMMCLSEFERKLAQHFDRVEIRGKRSRMVPVLLTPDMIAAMELLMKSRNECQVHAENVYFFARPSSFSHYRGSDCFRKYANQCGASNPEALTSTRLRKQVATLSTVLNLKENEMDQLATFLGHDIRVHREFYRLPESTLQLAKVSKLLIAMGKGRLSDLQGKGLDDIEINPDDEVDTGDDDSSEETAEDLPQHKGSRTETSADGTFLRPAPDSKTLDNMESTSESTSLDNVNSSNTQPRHDSQQNTALQVITSQASSNGSKGKQAGKTRSKWTGDEVKAVERHMLHFITSCRVPGKKDCDSCIQAEPVALKDRDWAAIKYYIHNRIIALKRKMNS; via the exons ATGGTCGCTTGTCGAAGACCCACTACAGCAAAACAATCTGATGACTACCATCACTGCAAGTTTTGTCAGGGACTGTATGCCAGAGATAGCCTGTGGAGACATGTGAGAAACTGCCCTCAGAAGTCTGTTGAGGGAGAGCCTAGAGCTGGGCGAAATCGGATCAGCCTGGACTTACCAAAACCTGATCAAGTTCATGAAGCTGTCTGGAAGATTGCTTGTGAAATGAACCAGGATGACATTTCATTGGTTGTAAGGAATGAAAGAGACATCCTTAATCTCGGCGAGTCATTGTACAATGCCAGGAAaccacatgaaaaaagaaatgattacATACgacagaaaatgagagagatggCAAGACTGTTGATTGCAGCAAGAGCTATAACACCTGTGAAGAGCACCGAAGACCTTGTTATGCCCAATAACTTTCGCCACGTGATACAAGCAGTGAGAGCTGTGGCAGGTTATGAGTTGGAAAGCAACTCATATAAAATCCCATCGCTGGCTTTGAAATTAGGGCACAGTTTGGCCAAACTTGCAGGCATTGTGCAGTGCAATGCCATTATTTCAAATCGCCATGCCATTGCAGAGTCTGCCAAGCAGTTTGCCACTCTGTATGAGAAGAAGTGGACGGAGTCCATTTCAGCTGCTGCGTTGGGTACACTTCAACAAGCTAAATGGAATAAACCATATGTTTTACCCTTTACACAGGATGTGTCGCTGCTGCACAAGTTTCTTGCTACTGAGCGTGTGAAGTGCATGACGGACCTTGAGAAAGAACCCAACAGCAAAAGCTTTGGAAATCTTGCTAAAGTGACTTTGACACAGGTAGTACTATTTAACAGAAAAAGGCAAGGGGAAGTTTCAAAAATGGAGCTCCGGACTTTCGCATCCAGGAATTGTAGCAAGTTGAATCCTGACATTATGATGTGCCTTAGTGAGTTTGAGAGGAAGCTTGCACAGCACTTTGACAGAGTTGAGATTCGAGGTAAAAGGTCAAGAATGGTGCCTGTGCTTCTCACACCTGACATGATTGCTGCAATGGAGCTCCTCATGAAAAGCAGGAATGAGTGTCAAGTCCACGCAGAGAATGTGTACTTTTTTGCACGCCCAAGTAGCTTTTCCCATTACAGGGGCTCTGACTGCTTTCGCAAGTATGCAAACCAGTGTGGTGCAAGTAACCCAGAGGCACTCACCTCAACAAGATTGCGGAAACAAGTCGCCACTTTGTCCACAGTACTAAAcctaaaagaaaatgaaatggatcAACTTGCCACCTTCCTGGGACATGACATCCGCGTCCACAGAGAATTCTACCGGCTTCCAGAGAGTACCCTGCAGCTTGCAAAAGTCAGCAAACTTTTGATAGCAATGGGAAAAGGAAGACTGTCTGACCTGCAGGGGAAAGGGCTGGATGACATTGAGATCAATCCTGATG ATGAAGTAGACACTGGTGATGATGATTCCAGCGAAGAAACCGCTGAAGACCTACCTCAGCACAAAG GCTCAAGAACTGAGACTTCTGCGGACGGGACATTCCTGAGGCCGGCACCTGACTCAAAAACCCTGGACAACATGGAGAGCACTTCTGAGTCAACCAGCCTGGACAacgtaaacagcagcaacactcaACCAAGACATG ATTCCCAGCAGAACACAGCACTTCAAGTGATTACGTCTCAAGCTTCTTCAAACGGCTCCAAAGGAAagcaag CTGGGAAGACGAGAAGCAAGTGGACAGGTGATG